In Methanosphaera sp. ISO3-F5, a genomic segment contains:
- the rpoA2 gene encoding DNA-directed RNA polymerase subunit A'': MDVEQVQTIVNEVGADYFPIKLVEEITEAAIRNNVTDEELKQLVLRVKEAYEREEVEPGESVGTIAAQSVGEPGTQMTMRTFHYAGVVELNVTLGLPRLIEVVDARKKISTPTMDIYFTDEYKDDEEFIRKMGNTIGKITLNDVIKNFNVNYMDNIITAEIDMDILDERRLELSEVTDEIEKTFKQVTINNNLLSFETTFSNDEEKIQQGIRELRLLADKIRDLQISGVKGIGKVVIRHEHNEWVIHTEGSNIGSILKIPGVDIVKTTTNDIFEIEKVLGIEAARNAIIHELYTTMEEQGLSVDIRHIMLVADMMTADGIVKSIGRHGISGEKSSVLARAAFEETGKHLLNASIRGETDQLTGIIENVIVGQPIPHGTGSVGINMKKID, encoded by the coding sequence ATGGATGTAGAACAAGTTCAAACAATAGTTAATGAAGTTGGTGCAGATTATTTTCCTATTAAACTTGTAGAGGAAATAACTGAAGCTGCTATTCGTAATAATGTGACTGATGAAGAACTTAAACAATTAGTTCTTCGTGTTAAGGAAGCTTATGAACGTGAAGAAGTAGAACCTGGAGAGTCTGTTGGTACTATTGCCGCACAGTCCGTAGGGGAACCTGGTACTCAGATGACCATGCGTACTTTCCACTATGCAGGGGTAGTAGAACTTAACGTAACTCTAGGGTTACCTCGTCTTATTGAGGTTGTGGATGCTCGTAAGAAAATTTCCACTCCTACAATGGACATTTACTTTACTGATGAGTATAAGGATGATGAAGAATTCATTAGGAAAATGGGTAATACGATTGGTAAAATTACCTTGAATGATGTTATTAAGAATTTCAATGTTAACTATATGGATAACATTATTACTGCAGAAATTGATATGGATATTCTTGATGAAAGAAGACTTGAACTTTCTGAAGTTACTGATGAAATTGAAAAAACATTTAAACAGGTAACAATAAATAATAATTTACTGAGTTTTGAAACCACATTTTCTAATGATGAAGAAAAAATTCAACAAGGTATTCGAGAATTAAGATTACTTGCTGATAAAATCAGAGATCTTCAGATTAGTGGTGTTAAAGGTATTGGAAAGGTTGTTATCCGTCATGAACACAATGAATGGGTTATCCATACCGAAGGTTCTAATATCGGATCTATTCTCAAAATCCCTGGTGTAGATATTGTTAAAACTACTACCAATGATATATTTGAGATTGAAAAGGTTCTTGGTATTGAAGCAGCACGTAATGCTATTATTCATGAGTTATACACGACCATGGAGGAACAGGGGCTTAGTGTAGATATTAGACATATTATGTTAGTTGCTGATATGATGACTGCTGATGGTATTGTTAAATCTATTGGTAGACATGGTATTAGTGGTGAAAAATCCAGTGTTCTTGCTCGTGCAGCATTTGAGGAAACTGGTAAACATTTACTTAACGCTAGTATTCGTGGAGAAACTGACCAACTCACTGGTATAATTGAGAATGTTATTGTTGGACAACCAATACCTCATGGTACGGGGTCTGTTGGTATAAATATGAAAAAAATAGATTAG
- a CDS encoding 50S ribosomal protein L30e has product MDIERGIRVAVDTGKVILGSNKSIQAIKLGNGELVVLAANAPKTLKEDVEAYAKLSELPVYTFEGSSVELGSICGKPFTVSVLVVQEPGDSNILELKE; this is encoded by the coding sequence ATGGATATAGAAAGAGGGATACGTGTAGCCGTTGACACTGGTAAGGTTATATTAGGATCCAATAAATCAATCCAAGCAATAAAACTTGGTAATGGAGAATTAGTTGTATTAGCAGCAAATGCTCCAAAAACTTTAAAAGAGGATGTTGAAGCTTATGCTAAATTATCCGAATTACCAGTATACACATTTGAAGGTTCTAGTGTAGAACTTGGTTCTATCTGTGGTAAACCTTTCACAGTATCAGTTCTAGTTGTACAAGAACCTGGAGACTCTAACATATTAGAGCTCAAGGAGTAA
- a CDS encoding NusA-like transcription termination signal-binding factor: protein MSVKFTINEIRYIGLFETITNATVKDCIVDDEHNKVTFLVKKGDMGLAIGKRGSTIGKMQKSVDKSVEIIEHSDDPGEFIKNLLSSATVNSIEFSTDANGNKIATLDVDSKDKRNAIGKNGHNIRRARQFAKRQFEISNIIIK from the coding sequence ATGTCCGTCAAGTTTACAATCAATGAGATCAGATATATTGGTTTGTTTGAAACTATAACAAACGCTACAGTCAAGGACTGCATTGTTGATGACGAACATAATAAAGTAACTTTTTTGGTAAAAAAAGGAGATATGGGATTAGCAATAGGAAAACGTGGAAGTACTATTGGTAAGATGCAAAAATCTGTCGATAAGAGTGTTGAAATTATTGAACACTCCGACGATCCCGGCGAATTTATAAAAAATTTATTATCTTCAGCTACTGTTAATTCAATAGAATTTTCTACTGATGCTAATGGTAATAAAATCGCTACCTTGGATGTCGACTCAAAGGATAAACGTAATGCTATCGGTAAGAATGGGCATAATATTCGGCGAGCCAGACAATTTGCTAAAAGACAATTTGAAATTAGTAATATTATCATAAAATAA
- a CDS encoding 30S ribosomal protein S12, producing the protein MPGLYAAKKLKDNRQNFRWKDTQYKRKTLGLNVKADPLEGSPQARGIVIEKVGIEAKQPNSAIRKCVRVQLIKNGKQITAFAPGDGAIGFIDEHDEVMIEGIGGPSGRSMGDIPGVRWKVTKVNNVALSEMVSGKIEKPVR; encoded by the coding sequence TTGCCAGGATTATACGCAGCAAAAAAATTAAAAGATAACAGACAAAACTTCCGATGGAAAGACACACAATACAAACGTAAAACCCTCGGATTAAACGTAAAAGCAGACCCACTAGAAGGATCACCTCAAGCAAGAGGAATCGTAATAGAAAAAGTAGGTATCGAAGCAAAACAGCCTAACTCTGCAATCAGAAAATGTGTAAGAGTTCAATTAATTAAAAACGGAAAACAAATTACTGCATTTGCACCAGGAGACGGCGCAATCGGATTCATCGACGAACACGATGAAGTAATGATTGAAGGAATCGGAGGACCATCAGGTAGGTCCATGGGAGACATTCCTGGAGTAAGATGGAAAGTTACAAAAGTAAACAACGTAGCTTTATCAGAAATGGTAAGTGGAAAAATAGAAAAACCAGTACGATAA
- a CDS encoding 30S ribosomal protein S7 — protein sequence MSFKLFDKWDVTEVTVEDMGLQNYVCLDEIVVPHTMGRHVKRQFAKSKVSIVERLMNKIMRTERNSGKKNKAYSIVEEALEIINKKTNENPVQVLVKAVENTAPREETTRIKYGGIGYQIAVDIAPQRRVDLSLGFLTQGAMQSAFKNTKSVAQCLADELLLASEEDSRSYALQKKEEKERVARSAH from the coding sequence ATGAGCTTCAAATTATTCGACAAATGGGATGTAACAGAAGTTACAGTAGAAGACATGGGACTACAAAACTACGTATGCTTAGACGAAATTGTTGTACCACACACAATGGGAAGACACGTAAAAAGACAATTCGCAAAATCAAAAGTATCAATCGTAGAAAGACTCATGAACAAAATAATGAGAACCGAAAGAAACAGTGGTAAAAAGAACAAAGCATATTCTATAGTAGAAGAAGCTTTAGAAATAATCAACAAAAAAACAAACGAAAACCCTGTACAAGTTTTAGTAAAAGCTGTAGAAAACACAGCACCTAGAGAAGAAACCACACGTATCAAATACGGTGGAATAGGATACCAAATAGCTGTAGACATAGCACCACAAAGAAGAGTAGACCTATCACTCGGATTCCTAACACAAGGTGCAATGCAATCAGCATTCAAAAACACAAAATCCGTAGCACAATGCCTAGCAGACGAACTACTCCTCGCATCAGAAGAAGATTCAAGAAGCTACGCACTACAGAAAAAAGAAGAAAAAGAAAGAGTAGCAAGATCCGCACACTAG
- a CDS encoding elongation factor EF-2: MSRRDQMVNKIKELMYEPDYIRNIGIVAHIDHGKTTLSDNLLAGAGMISADLAGDQRLLDFDEQEQDRGITIDAANVSMVHTYEDQEYLINLIDTPGHVDFGGDVTRAMRAVDGAVVVVCAVEGIMPQTETVLRQALKENVKPVLFINKVDRLINELKLDDAELQNRFLKIINGVNKLIKNMAPEQFKDDWKVDIMDGSVAFGSAYHNWGINVPHMQKTGITFKDIVQYCNEDNQKELAQKIKIEEVILGMVVEHLPSPKVAQEYRIPKVWSGDIESVEGQGMINTDSTSPLAVMVTDVSIDKHAGEIATGRVYGGSIEKGSEIFFVGSMSKARTQQVGVYMGPERINTDAVPAGNIVAITGARGAVAGETITDAGHNIAPFESLEHISEPVVTVAVEAKNTKDLPKLIEVLRQVSKEDPTLRVEINEETGEHLLAGMGELHLEVMIYRINDKGVEVETSEPIVVYRETIAGTATNVEGKSPNKHNRFYIDIEPLSEGLMNAINEGEIKEGRVKGKEEAKAFQEAGMDKDEAKRVWDVYKNCIFVNQTRGIQYLAEIKELLLEGFESALESGPLANEKSMGIRINLMDAKLHEDAVHRGPAQILPAIRKAIYGATMLAQPTLMEPMQKVFISVPQDYMGAATREIQNRRGQIVEMGQEGDMATVESKVPVAEMFGFAGDIRSAAEGRCIWSTENSGFERIPRELQNQIVKEIRERKGLSPEPYGPDHYLG; the protein is encoded by the coding sequence TTGAGTCGACGAGATCAAATGGTAAACAAAATCAAAGAATTAATGTACGAGCCAGACTACATCAGAAACATAGGTATAGTAGCTCACATCGACCACGGAAAAACAACACTATCAGACAACCTACTAGCAGGTGCTGGTATGATATCTGCAGACCTAGCAGGAGACCAAAGACTACTAGACTTCGATGAACAAGAACAAGACAGAGGAATCACCATCGATGCAGCAAACGTATCAATGGTACACACATACGAAGACCAAGAATACCTCATCAACCTCATCGATACCCCAGGACACGTAGACTTCGGAGGAGACGTAACCCGTGCAATGAGAGCAGTAGACGGTGCAGTAGTAGTAGTATGTGCAGTAGAAGGAATCATGCCACAAACAGAAACAGTACTAAGACAAGCATTAAAAGAAAATGTAAAACCAGTACTCTTCATCAACAAAGTAGACAGACTCATCAACGAACTCAAACTCGACGATGCAGAACTACAAAACAGATTCCTCAAAATCATCAACGGAGTAAACAAACTCATCAAAAACATGGCACCAGAACAATTCAAAGACGACTGGAAAGTAGACATCATGGATGGATCCGTAGCATTCGGTTCAGCATACCACAACTGGGGTATCAACGTACCACACATGCAAAAAACAGGAATCACATTCAAAGACATCGTACAATACTGTAACGAAGACAACCAAAAAGAACTAGCACAAAAAATAAAAATCGAAGAAGTTATCCTCGGTATGGTAGTAGAACACTTACCAAGTCCAAAAGTAGCACAAGAATACAGGATCCCTAAAGTATGGTCTGGAGACATCGAAAGTGTAGAAGGACAAGGTATGATAAACACAGACTCAACCAGTCCACTAGCAGTAATGGTAACCGACGTAAGTATCGACAAACACGCAGGAGAAATCGCAACAGGACGTGTATACGGTGGATCAATCGAAAAAGGATCAGAAATATTCTTCGTAGGTTCAATGAGCAAAGCAAGAACCCAACAAGTAGGAGTATATATGGGTCCTGAAAGAATCAACACCGACGCAGTACCAGCAGGAAACATCGTAGCAATTACAGGTGCAAGAGGAGCAGTAGCAGGGGAAACAATCACCGATGCAGGCCACAACATAGCACCATTCGAAAGCCTAGAACACATCTCAGAACCAGTAGTAACAGTAGCAGTAGAAGCTAAAAACACAAAAGACTTACCAAAACTTATCGAAGTACTAAGACAAGTAAGCAAAGAAGACCCAACACTCAGAGTAGAAATCAACGAAGAAACCGGTGAACACTTACTCGCAGGTATGGGTGAATTACACCTAGAAGTTATGATTTACAGAATCAACGATAAAGGAGTAGAAGTAGAAACATCCGAACCAATCGTTGTATACAGAGAAACCATAGCCGGAACCGCAACAAACGTAGAAGGTAAATCACCAAACAAACACAACAGATTCTACATTGACATCGAACCATTAAGCGAAGGATTAATGAACGCAATCAATGAAGGCGAAATCAAAGAAGGAAGAGTAAAAGGTAAAGAAGAAGCAAAAGCATTCCAAGAAGCAGGAATGGACAAAGACGAAGCAAAACGTGTATGGGATGTATACAAAAACTGTATCTTCGTAAACCAAACCCGTGGTATCCAATACTTAGCAGAAATCAAAGAATTACTCCTCGAAGGATTTGAATCAGCACTTGAAAGCGGACCACTCGCAAACGAAAAATCAATGGGAATAAGAATCAACCTCATGGACGCAAAACTCCACGAAGACGCAGTACACAGAGGACCTGCACAGATCTTACCAGCAATCAGAAAAGCTATCTACGGTGCAACAATGCTTGCTCAACCAACACTCATGGAACCAATGCAAAAAGTATTCATAAGTGTACCACAAGACTACATGGGAGCAGCAACACGTGAAATACAAAACAGAAGAGGACAAATTGTTGAAATGGGTCAAGAAGGAGACATGGCAACAGTTGAATCCAAAGTACCTGTAGCAGAAATGTTCGGATTTGCAGGTGACATACGTTCAGCAGCAGAAGGACGTTGTATCTGGTCAACAGAAAACTCAGGATTTGAAAGAATTCCTAGAGAATTACAAAACCAGATCGTAAAAGAAATACGTGAAAGAAAAGGTTTAAGTCCAGAACCATACGGACCAGACCACTACTTAGGATAA
- the tuf gene encoding translation elongation factor EF-1 subunit alpha: MAKDKTHMNLAFIGHVDHGKSTLVGHLLLLSGAIAEQQLDQGEDKFRFVMDKLGEERERGVTIDLAHEKFETQKYEYTVVDCPGHRDFVKNMITGASQADAAVLVVAANDGIMPQTKEHIFLSRTLGINQLIIAINKMDLVDYSEDKYNELKEEVGNLIKTVGFNPADVPFIPLSAFEGDNITEKSSNTSWYKGNTLVQELDSLKEPDKPIDLPLRLPIQDVYSITGVGTVPVGRVETGVLNAAETVAFEPAGVTGEVKSIEMHHEVLPKAEPGDNVGFNVRGVGKNDIKRGDVAGTTKNPPSVAKEFKAQIVVLQHPGVITVGYTPVFHAHTSQVACTFLSLDVKLDPATGQPKEENPDFLKTGDAALVTIKPTKPMVIEKIKEIPHMGRFAIRDMGQTVAAGMCIDITVAK, encoded by the coding sequence ATGGCAAAAGATAAAACTCACATGAACTTAGCATTTATTGGTCACGTAGACCACGGAAAATCAACATTAGTAGGACACCTTTTATTATTATCAGGTGCAATCGCAGAACAACAATTAGACCAAGGGGAAGACAAATTCAGATTTGTTATGGATAAACTCGGAGAAGAAAGAGAAAGAGGAGTAACCATCGACCTTGCTCACGAAAAATTCGAAACACAAAAATACGAATACACTGTAGTAGACTGCCCAGGTCACCGTGACTTCGTTAAAAACATGATCACAGGAGCATCACAAGCAGACGCAGCAGTTCTCGTAGTTGCAGCAAACGACGGTATCATGCCTCAAACCAAAGAACACATCTTCTTATCAAGAACATTAGGTATAAACCAATTAATTATTGCAATTAACAAAATGGACTTAGTAGACTACTCCGAAGACAAATACAACGAACTCAAAGAAGAAGTAGGAAACTTAATCAAAACAGTTGGATTCAACCCAGCAGATGTACCTTTCATCCCATTAAGTGCATTTGAAGGAGACAACATAACCGAAAAATCATCCAACACATCCTGGTACAAAGGAAACACATTAGTACAAGAATTAGATTCCTTAAAAGAACCAGATAAACCAATCGACTTACCATTAAGATTACCTATTCAAGATGTATACTCCATCACTGGTGTAGGTACAGTACCTGTAGGAAGAGTAGAAACTGGTGTATTAAACGCAGCAGAAACAGTTGCATTCGAACCAGCAGGAGTAACTGGAGAAGTAAAATCTATCGAAATGCACCACGAAGTATTACCTAAAGCAGAACCTGGAGACAACGTTGGATTCAACGTAAGAGGTGTAGGTAAAAACGATATTAAACGTGGAGACGTAGCAGGAACAACCAAAAACCCACCTAGTGTAGCAAAAGAATTCAAAGCACAAATTGTTGTATTACAACACCCTGGTGTAATCACAGTTGGATACACACCTGTATTCCACGCACACACATCACAAGTAGCTTGTACATTCTTATCATTAGATGTAAAATTAGACCCTGCAACTGGTCAACCTAAAGAAGAAAACCCTGACTTCCTCAAAACCGGAGATGCAGCACTCGTTACCATTAAACCAACAAAACCTATGGTAATTGAAAAAATCAAAGAAATTCCTCACATGGGAAGATTCGCTATCCGTGATATGGGTCAAACCGTAGCAGCAGGTATGTGTATAGACATTACCGTCGCAAAATAA
- the rpsJ gene encoding 30S ribosomal protein S10, translating into MNKARIKLTGTDPDKIADVCNQLKKIAERTGVDLSGPIPLPTKKLVVPTRKSPDGEGKATWEKWELRIHKRLIGIEADERAMRQVMKVNVPDNVSIEIELKA; encoded by the coding sequence ATGAATAAAGCAAGAATAAAATTAACAGGTACAGACCCAGATAAAATTGCTGACGTATGTAACCAGCTTAAAAAAATAGCAGAAAGAACTGGAGTCGACTTATCAGGTCCTATTCCTTTACCAACTAAAAAATTAGTAGTACCTACAAGAAAAAGTCCAGATGGTGAAGGTAAAGCAACATGGGAAAAATGGGAACTTAGAATTCATAAACGTCTTATCGGCATAGAAGCTGATGAAAGAGCTATGAGACAAGTTATGAAAGTAAATGTTCCTGATAATGTAAGTATCGAAATAGAACTTAAAGCTTAA
- the prf1 gene encoding peptide chain release factor aRF-1 produces MSEVSSKEMYEVKKTLKELENKKGRGTELVSVYIPPDKQISDVRKQMVDEIGQSSNIKSKTTKKNVQSAIEVIIQRLKLFPTAPPKGLVMFVGMIPRGGPGTEKMETYVFEPPETVQTYIYHCDSQFFIDPLKQIIEYKEVYGAVVLDRKEATIATVRGKRIDILKTLTSGVPGKHKAGGQSQRRFDRVIELAAHEFLKRIGRYVDEAYLPLKDELKGVLIGGPGHTKNDFVEGDYLHYEIKDKVINIVDTSYTGDFGIREVLDESSDTLEEMDIMKEKKLMRKFLTGLISESGLSTYGEQEVRQNLQMGAVETLLISENLKTNRQTYQCPACQTLEVITTKHLQKAPEKKCPKCGETMKIIKTEETAEELIGLAEEVKTDVEVISIETEEGTQLDRAFGGIAGILRYKVK; encoded by the coding sequence ATGAGTGAAGTATCATCAAAGGAAATGTATGAAGTGAAGAAAACACTTAAAGAACTAGAAAACAAGAAAGGAAGAGGAACAGAACTAGTAAGTGTATACATACCACCTGACAAACAGATAAGTGATGTCAGAAAACAGATGGTTGATGAAATAGGACAAAGTAGTAACATTAAAAGTAAAACTACCAAGAAAAACGTTCAGTCCGCTATAGAAGTAATCATACAGAGACTTAAATTATTCCCGACCGCTCCGCCAAAAGGGCTTGTAATGTTCGTTGGAATGATTCCAAGAGGCGGACCTGGTACTGAGAAGATGGAAACATATGTTTTTGAACCACCGGAAACTGTGCAGACATACATTTACCATTGTGACAGTCAATTCTTTATTGACCCTTTAAAACAGATTATTGAGTATAAGGAAGTGTATGGTGCTGTAGTGCTTGACCGTAAAGAAGCAACAATTGCTACAGTACGTGGTAAACGTATTGATATTTTGAAAACATTGACTAGTGGTGTGCCTGGTAAACATAAGGCTGGGGGTCAGTCACAGAGAAGGTTTGATCGTGTAATTGAATTGGCTGCTCATGAATTCCTTAAGCGTATAGGAAGATATGTTGATGAAGCTTACCTGCCACTCAAGGATGAACTTAAGGGTGTGCTTATTGGTGGACCCGGACATACAAAAAATGATTTCGTGGAAGGAGATTACCTACACTATGAAATAAAAGATAAGGTTATCAACATAGTGGACACTTCCTACACCGGAGACTTCGGTATAAGAGAAGTGCTTGATGAATCATCAGATACACTTGAAGAAATGGACATCATGAAAGAGAAAAAGCTTATGAGAAAATTCCTCACAGGACTGATATCAGAAAGTGGACTGTCAACATACGGAGAACAAGAAGTAAGACAAAACCTGCAGATGGGAGCAGTAGAAACACTACTCATATCAGAAAATCTTAAAACAAACAGACAAACATACCAATGCCCAGCATGTCAAACACTTGAAGTAATCACAACAAAACACCTGCAGAAAGCACCAGAAAAGAAATGTCCTAAATGTGGTGAAACAATGAAAATCATCAAAACAGAAGAGACAGCAGAAGAACTAATAGGCTTAGCAGAAGAAGTGAAAACAGACGTTGAAGTAATCAGTATAGAAACAGAAGAAGGAACACAATTAGACAGAGCATTCGGTGGAATAGCTGGAATTCTCAGATACAAAGTAAAATAA